The Chaetodon auriga isolate fChaAug3 chromosome 2, fChaAug3.hap1, whole genome shotgun sequence genome segment CTGAGGCCGACTACTGTTTATCCTACGATTGTTGCCATGTTAATGTTTTCTGTGAGGACGCAACTGAATGTACAAATAACAATATAGAAAATGTATAGATTCTATTTTGTTTGACTGGAAGGAGTTCGTGTTAGCATGGTCAATGATTTGGTACGTGAGTTATCACTACAGAATATGCTCATATGTTTAGTGTCTGCAGGGCTCAGTTTGGAATGATTCACTTGTCATGGGTGCTTTCAGACATCAAGGAGTTGTGACagataatgtatttttaaagtgaaaagTATGCTAACTTCACCCCCAGCAGTCTGGTCGAGGAGTTACATAATCCATGCAGTTATTATAGAACATTTACAATTCATGTTTCTTCTTTGCTTCACACCGATTGTTCGTTTGCTGAATTTGACTCTGGCAGTGGCTCTGAGAGAAGCCAGGCCTTGCAGAGAAAATGTAAGACTGTGCATGTCCAGCCATTCATTCAGAGGATGATCTCTGGCTGCTATCTCTGCAGGAAGCAGACCAACAGTGACTTGTTGCTCCCCATGCTGATCTTATCCAGTGGGctgggagaaaagaaaaggttttAGATGCACGGTGCATCTGCCATGATTACAGACAAGTTGATTaacatttcacagcaaaatCTCATCTTAGAGTATAACAGTGCCCAGAAGACCAGGTGGCTCATGCTGAAAACAAATTAGACCACTGTACAGCTGCTCTCATACATTTTACATGAGGTGAACGtcagtcaaaaagaaaaacgtGTTGGAATAGAGCATTTAGAAGGACTTGGTCCCAGCAATAAAAGCCACTCTATAACTTTGCCTGCATGCCACGAGATTAAGTTATGGTTTATTCTATGAAGTGCAAGAGACCCTAACACTCTGCAGCTATGACAAGCATAATCCTGACACTTAACATTGGTATATAACTTTGAGGTCACAAAGGCCCGATGAAGGAAGGTGTATAAGAGCAAAGCTTGCTCAGGGATGTGTATTAATGACCGCCTCTTTTGAAATTCCCTGTTAGGTGGAGTTTGAGGACGTCATAGCAGAGCCTGATGGCACACACAGCCTGGATGGTGTGTGGAAGCTCAGCTACACCACCTTCACTGTGTCCAAGTACTGGTGCTACCGCATATTGTCTGCTGTCTTCGGTATCCCTGTTGCTCTGCTCTGGGGCTTCCTGTTCGCATGCATCTCCTTCTGCCACATCTGGGCGGTGGTTCCCTGCATCAAGAGCTGTCTGATTGAGTCGCAGTGCATCAGCCGCATCTACTCTCTCTGCATCCAGACCTTCTGCGATCCCTTCTTCGAAGCCCTGGGCAAGATCTTCAGCAGCGTGCGCGTTGCCCTGCGCAAAGAAGTCTAAGTACTCACACGGTGGTGTTTGTAGTATGATTGGATGATGTGTGGTGCCTTTTTTACACCATAAGATCAGTTCTGTCTCGCTTAACTCCCCgatactcctcctcctcacttcatCATATGCTGTTCCAAGCCCTCAAGTTCTCCACTCTGAGTCATGACGTGCCCAGTGTGCCTTTTGCCACCAGACGCTctgtgacagctgcagcagccagcgTGGTTCTGTGACAGCTCTGGCACTCCTGGAGGGCTCAGTGCCCCTCACCGAGGGAGATGAGGGCCGCCTGCCACGAAGAGGATCTGTCCACCCTCATTTATTTGTGTCACAACAAGCTCAGACCATAGCTGCTCATTCACAACAAACTcctagctgctgctgcacctgcgGACAGTGCTGCCTGTCTGCATTTGGCCCTTCTTAAAACTTACATTGATGCtgtctgttgctctgtgtggTATTGATGAACTTTATATTGATTGAATTGAAGAGTGGAATATTAAACCTACATATTTcagtcaagtgtgtgtgtaaaccagTATGGACCTAACTCCTGATGCAGTAAAGTAATAAACTCTCTCTGAGGCCCTTTATTTTGATTATGTAGAAAAGTACCATGTGCTGCTATTGTACACCTGCAATGTAGAAAAGCAAATTACAATGAAACTAATTTAAAGATGTTACAGCTGATGAAGCTCTTATTGTAATAGGTAAAACATATTGTAACCATtggttcagtgtttgtttgaaagtATGTTATGTGTATTACCTCATTCTGGGACACTAAGAAATACTATTTGAAG includes the following:
- the cav3 gene encoding caveolin-3, which encodes MADQYQYNTNEEKIVKDSHTKEIDLINRDPKQINEDVVKVEFEDVIAEPDGTHSLDGVWKLSYTTFTVSKYWCYRILSAVFGIPVALLWGFLFACISFCHIWAVVPCIKSCLIESQCISRIYSLCIQTFCDPFFEALGKIFSSVRVALRKEV